The sequence TAGTTCTGATATCTGCTATTCTTTGTTTTTTAATTGCTGATTTAGGTTCATATGCCTATTCAAATGAATTAAAAAGTTCAGAGAAATCAATAAATGTTTTAAGCAGGATCGGAGAAGCGACTGCTGAAATTGTTGAAGCTGTCAGGCCTGCTGTTGTAAATATTTCAACAACGCGAACAATAAAGGTGAGAGAGAAAATTAATCCTTTTTTCGATGATCCTTTTTTTAGAAGATTTTTTGGAGACCAGTTTAGAACTCCAAAGGAAAGAAAGGCTGCAAATCTTGGGTCAGGTGTTATTATTGATTCCAGAGGCTATATTTTAACAGCAAATCATGTTATTCAAGGAGCAGAAGAAATAAGAGTAACTCTGTCAGATAAAAGGGAATTCAAAGGCAAGATTATTGGGACAGATGCGATGACTGATATAGGGGTTATAAAGATAGAAGCAGAAAATCTACCTACAATAAAGTTGGGTGATTCGGAAAAACTTAGAGTTGGAGAGACTGTTCTTGCTATTGGTAGTCCCTATGGATTAAGCCAGACAGTTACTATGGGTATTGTTAGTGCAGTGGGAAGAGCTAATGTCGGGATAGCTGATTATGAAGATTTTATTCAGACAGATGCAGCAATAAACCCTGGAAATTCCGGTGGAGCATTAGTCAACGTGAAGGGCGAACTTGTGGGAATCAATACCGCTATCTTCAGTACAAGCGGAGGGTATCAGGGTATAGGTTTTGC is a genomic window of Nitrospirota bacterium containing:
- a CDS encoding DegQ family serine endoprotease: MNYKLEKETLLYSLKVVLISAILCFLIADLGSYAYSNELKSSEKSINVLSRIGEATAEIVEAVRPAVVNISTTRTIKVREKINPFFDDPFFRRFFGDQFRTPKERKAANLGSGVIIDSRGYILTANHVIQGAEEIRVTLSDKREFKGKIIGTDAMTDIGVIKIEAENLPTIKLGDSEKLRVGETVLAIGSPYGLSQTVTMGIVSAVGRANVGIADYEDFIQTDAAINPGNSGGALVNVKGELVGINTAIFSTSGGYQGIGFAVPINMARTVMDSLIKEGKVIRGWLGITIQSLTPELAEQFNIKDDWGVLVGDVVEGSPAEKAGLERGDVIIEYNGKKVEEPNQLRNMVANTLPGKEVEIKIIRDNHKYTKKIVITELPSDMQKLSKGEYNNLLNGVTVSDLTPDIYSNYNIPKKIKGVIITQIEADSPADAVLNEGDIIREINRNPVTNTKEYELIVSKIKPGDDIMLLIFRGGTSSFVILSNK